A window of the Thermoanaerobacter uzonensis DSM 18761 genome harbors these coding sequences:
- a CDS encoding NAD(P)/FAD-dependent oxidoreductase, producing MRVAIIGAGVAGLCCAYTLEKLGIPCDIYERKHTIGSLYSYGELLLQIVHRPCKDPFKFIAKEFGILVEPLTEVKKIVIKSPKREAFIEGKKLGYIVKKGQEQESIENQLAKRINAKINFNVNADYRELAKSYDYVVVATGSSMIAKQLTEVKNVVSSRIKGGIALGDFEPHTVYLWLNTLYARSGFGYLVPLSKNKASIILVATYTQKEEIENMWHTFLYQEKLNYEMIETFETQLDISITDRHQIDNMYLIGNAGGFLDPFLGFGLLNAVESAVYAGESIKHGEDYEKKVKKITDRVDKLVDFRKMMDRIKNEDYDRIVKVIGNPIVKRVMYKTNLDVIKYLHFLMKITNRTQ from the coding sequence ATGAGAGTGGCAATAATTGGAGCAGGAGTAGCAGGCCTATGTTGTGCATATACTCTTGAGAAATTAGGTATACCTTGCGACATTTACGAAAGAAAACATACAATTGGAAGCCTGTATTCTTACGGAGAATTGTTATTGCAGATTGTGCATAGACCTTGTAAGGATCCTTTTAAGTTTATAGCTAAAGAGTTTGGAATTTTAGTTGAGCCTTTGACTGAAGTAAAAAAGATAGTTATCAAATCTCCAAAGAGGGAAGCTTTCATTGAAGGTAAAAAACTTGGATATATTGTAAAAAAAGGTCAAGAACAGGAAAGCATAGAAAACCAATTAGCAAAAAGAATAAATGCAAAGATAAATTTTAATGTTAATGCGGATTATAGGGAATTAGCCAAATCTTATGATTATGTGGTAGTTGCTACAGGCAGCAGCATGATAGCAAAGCAACTTACCGAAGTTAAAAATGTAGTTTCTTCAAGGATTAAAGGAGGAATTGCATTAGGAGATTTTGAGCCTCATACTGTGTATTTATGGCTTAACACTCTATATGCAAGGTCAGGCTTTGGATATCTTGTACCTCTTAGTAAAAATAAAGCCTCAATAATTCTTGTGGCTACTTATACGCAAAAAGAAGAGATTGAAAATATGTGGCATACATTTTTGTATCAAGAAAAATTAAATTATGAGATGATAGAAACTTTTGAAACGCAATTGGACATCAGTATAACAGATAGACATCAAATAGACAATATGTATCTAATAGGAAATGCAGGTGGATTTTTAGACCCTTTTTTAGGATTTGGACTTTTAAACGCAGTGGAGAGCGCAGTCTATGCGGGAGAATCAATAAAACATGGTGAAGATTATGAGAAAAAAGTAAAAAAAATAACAGATAGAGTTGATAAACTTGTAGATTTTAGGAAGATGATGGATAGGATAAAAAATGAAGACTATGATAGAATAGTAAAAGTGATTGGGAATCCTATAGTTAAAAGAGTGATGTACAAAACTAATTTAGATGTGATAAAATATTTACATTTTCTTATGAAAATAACAAATAGGACCCAGTAA
- a CDS encoding PPC domain-containing DNA-binding protein: MGYKSVLIERRFMGRFPYGKDLLEEINKVIASENIRSGEIRIIGAVSKAVFGYYDAQSKNYIYISKDEHMEILNATGNISVKDGKPFAHVHITLADKNGNAFGGHLMEGTIIFAAEFVITDYGDNNLERVYDETTGLQLWNI, encoded by the coding sequence ATGGGGTATAAAAGTGTATTAATTGAAAGAAGGTTCATGGGAAGATTTCCATATGGTAAAGACCTTTTAGAAGAAATTAATAAAGTCATCGCCAGTGAAAATATACGTTCTGGTGAAATACGCATAATAGGTGCTGTATCAAAAGCAGTATTTGGCTACTACGATGCACAAAGCAAAAACTACATCTACATATCAAAAGACGAGCACATGGAAATACTAAATGCTACAGGAAATATTTCAGTAAAAGATGGCAAGCCCTTTGCTCATGTCCACATAACATTAGCAGATAAAAACGGAAACGCTTTTGGCGGTCATTTAATGGAAGGGACAATAATATTTGCTGCAGAATTCGTAATAACAGATTACGGCGACAATAATTTGGAAAGAGTTTACGATGAAACAACAGGACTTCAATTGTGGAATATTTAA
- a CDS encoding nucleotidyltransferase domain-containing protein, with protein MGPYEKEIQSIKNQIIQKYKPEDIYLFGSCARGIITKRSDIDICVIIATDNKRKLIQQMLIELDYTVDIDIIVYTPEEWKKYKNDPSTFAYLIKSKGVSLLG; from the coding sequence ATGGGACCTTATGAAAAAGAAATACAAAGCATAAAAAATCAGATAATTCAAAAATATAAGCCAGAGGATATATACCTTTTTGGTTCATGTGCGAGAGGTATAATAACTAAAAGAAGTGACATAGATATATGTGTGATTATTGCTACGGATAATAAAAGAAAACTCATTCAGCAAATGCTCATAGAACTTGATTACACCGTTGACATAGATATAATAGTTTACACTCCGGAAGAATGGAAAAAGTACAAAAATGACCCTTCAACTTTCGCTTATTTAATTAAATCAAAAGGAGTGAGTTTGCTTGGTTGA
- a CDS encoding HEPN domain-containing protein codes for MVDSKKIEDWFNMAKKDFNGAKILYEHGGDYYLICFHCQQAIEKYLKGYLISKTGVINEGHSLVKLCKEAQKYNENFKNFLKDCALVNSYYIETRYPAEEPLYVEKEEVLECMRITEEIMNFIDKLVQEKN; via the coding sequence TTGGTTGATTCTAAAAAAATTGAAGACTGGTTTAATATGGCTAAGAAAGATTTTAATGGTGCAAAAATTTTGTATGAACATGGTGGCGATTATTATCTTATATGCTTTCACTGTCAACAAGCTATAGAAAAATATTTAAAGGGTTATTTAATATCAAAAACGGGTGTAATTAATGAAGGACATAGTTTGGTAAAACTTTGTAAAGAAGCACAAAAATATAATGAGAATTTCAAAAATTTTCTTAAGGATTGTGCATTAGTAAACTCATATTACATTGAAACAAGATATCCTGCTGAAGAACCTCTTTATGTGGAGAAAGAAGAGGTTTTGGAATGCATGAGAATAACAGAAGAAATTATGAATTTTATAGATAAATTAGTACAAGAAAAGAACTAA
- a CDS encoding sodium-translocating pyrophosphatase, whose protein sequence is MGSYLVLIYGVIIIAALVIIGLVKFIFAQDKGNEKMQQISDAIKEGAMAFLNRQYKTIAFLALIVAVIIIVANYYGHLSEGTSTALSFAWHVGLAFITGAFCSALSGYIGMYMAVNSNVRAAAGAKSGLNRALQIALKGGAVTGLAVTALSLFGVATLFLAYGGLSGQENLIKEAPSLIVGFGFGASFVALFAQLGGGIYTKAADVGADLVGKVEAGIPEDDPRNPAVIADLVGDNVGDCAGRGADLFESTAAENIGAMILGVGLYPVFGWKGILFPLVARAIGIIASIIGIFFVNTKDESKDPMIALNKGYFVTTVVNLIALFFAVKIMLSGHLPDGSEVNYWLLYGAVVTGVALSYIFVFLTDYYTSVNKRPVQEIAKASTTGAATNIITGISVGMESTALPVIFISAAIFIAYKLGELALPHIGTSGLYGTAIATMGMLSTTAYILAMDTFGPITDNAGGITEMSGAPESVRHVTDRLDACGNTTKALTKGYAVGSAALATFLLFSAYLDEVKKILGKPIDSWFAVDIGKPEVFIGAFIGAMIVYLFSSTAIRAVGRAAQYVILEVRRQFREIPGIMEGTTKPDYAKTVDIVTKGALKEMVIPGLIVVVTPILVGVILGKEAAAAFLMIGTISGVILALFLNNGGGAWDNAKKFIELGNYGGKKSEAHKAGVVGDTVGDPFKDTAGPSLHVLIKLISTITLVFVALFR, encoded by the coding sequence TTGGGTTCCTATCTTGTTTTAATTTACGGGGTTATAATTATTGCAGCCCTCGTTATAATTGGCTTAGTTAAATTTATATTTGCACAAGATAAAGGCAATGAAAAAATGCAACAAATTTCAGACGCTATAAAAGAAGGAGCTATGGCTTTTTTAAACAGACAATATAAAACAATTGCATTTTTAGCATTAATTGTAGCTGTAATAATTATTGTAGCTAATTATTATGGACATTTATCTGAAGGAACAAGTACTGCGTTAAGTTTTGCATGGCATGTAGGACTCGCCTTTATTACAGGTGCCTTTTGTTCAGCTCTGTCGGGTTACATTGGAATGTATATGGCAGTAAATTCGAATGTAAGAGCTGCGGCTGGTGCAAAATCTGGCCTTAACAGGGCTCTGCAAATTGCTTTAAAAGGAGGAGCTGTGACAGGTCTGGCCGTAACCGCCTTGTCACTCTTTGGAGTTGCTACCTTGTTTTTGGCATATGGTGGTTTGTCAGGTCAAGAAAACTTGATAAAAGAAGCTCCCTCTCTAATCGTCGGTTTTGGTTTTGGTGCTTCTTTCGTAGCATTATTTGCCCAGCTAGGCGGTGGTATATATACCAAAGCTGCTGATGTAGGGGCCGACCTTGTGGGTAAAGTAGAAGCGGGAATTCCAGAAGATGACCCAAGAAATCCCGCAGTTATAGCTGACCTTGTGGGAGATAATGTAGGAGACTGTGCAGGAAGAGGAGCTGACCTCTTCGAATCAACTGCTGCTGAAAATATTGGCGCTATGATATTAGGAGTAGGTCTTTATCCCGTTTTTGGTTGGAAAGGAATACTATTTCCATTAGTAGCCCGTGCAATAGGTATAATTGCCTCTATCATAGGTATTTTTTTCGTCAATACAAAAGATGAATCAAAAGACCCAATGATAGCTTTAAATAAAGGTTACTTTGTCACTACAGTTGTAAATTTAATCGCTCTTTTCTTTGCAGTAAAAATAATGCTTTCTGGACATTTGCCTGATGGCAGTGAAGTTAATTATTGGTTACTGTATGGTGCAGTAGTAACAGGTGTTGCACTAAGTTACATCTTTGTATTCTTGACAGACTATTATACTTCTGTAAATAAACGTCCTGTACAGGAAATTGCCAAAGCTTCCACAACAGGAGCTGCTACAAACATAATTACAGGTATTTCTGTGGGTATGGAATCTACTGCCCTTCCAGTTATATTTATATCTGCAGCAATATTTATAGCATATAAACTTGGTGAATTAGCACTTCCTCATATAGGGACTTCTGGACTTTACGGCACAGCTATTGCAACAATGGGCATGCTGTCAACAACAGCTTATATACTTGCAATGGATACATTTGGACCTATTACTGACAATGCTGGTGGAATTACTGAAATGTCAGGAGCACCAGAGTCAGTAAGACATGTGACAGACAGGTTAGACGCTTGTGGAAACACTACCAAAGCTTTGACAAAAGGATACGCAGTAGGTTCAGCCGCTCTTGCAACTTTCTTGCTTTTCTCTGCATATTTGGACGAAGTCAAAAAGATACTGGGTAAACCTATTGATTCTTGGTTTGCTGTAGATATAGGAAAACCCGAAGTTTTCATAGGAGCATTTATAGGAGCAATGATTGTATATCTGTTTAGTTCAACTGCAATAAGAGCTGTTGGTAGAGCTGCACAATATGTTATTCTGGAAGTTAGGAGACAGTTTAGGGAAATTCCCGGCATAATGGAAGGTACAACAAAGCCAGACTATGCTAAAACAGTAGATATTGTAACTAAAGGCGCTTTAAAAGAAATGGTAATTCCAGGACTTATCGTAGTAGTAACACCGATATTAGTAGGCGTAATCCTTGGTAAGGAAGCTGCAGCAGCTTTCTTAATGATAGGTACTATTTCAGGTGTAATACTGGCTTTATTCTTAAACAACGGCGGCGGTGCGTGGGATAACGCAAAGAAATTTATAGAACTTGGCAATTACGGTGGTAAAAAGTCTGAAGCTCATAAAGCTGGAGTTGTAGGAGACACTGTAGGTGATCCATTTAAAGATACAGCCGGTCCTTCACTGCACGTTCTCATAAAGCTCATAAGCACAATAACCCTTGTCTTTGTGGCTTTATTTAGATGA
- the fbp gene encoding fructose-1,6-bisphosphate aldolase/phosphatase: MSKITLTVIKADVGGFVGHTDVHPELLEIAKKHLKEKGKMLIDFHVTRVGDDIELIMTHREGVDSEKVHKLAWDVFWICSEKAKELKLYGAGQDLLKDSFSGNIKGLGPGVAEMEFEERKSEPVIIFMADKTEPGAWNLPLYKMFADPFNTVGLVIDPNMHQGFKFEVYDMIGHKKIIFETPEDIYDMLVFIGATGRHSIRKVYTKNNEIAAVSSTQRMNFMAGKYIGKDDPVLIVRCQNGLPAIGEALEPFANSYLVTGWMRGSHNGPMIPVSLEDAVPTRFDGPPRVCALGFQLAEGKLIGPQDFFKDVAFDNAREKALEMADYIRKMGPFEPHRLPLEELEYTTLPHVVEKLQGRWKEE, from the coding sequence TTGTCAAAAATAACTTTAACTGTGATTAAAGCGGATGTTGGTGGTTTTGTAGGGCATACAGATGTACATCCTGAACTTCTTGAGATTGCTAAGAAACATTTAAAAGAAAAAGGAAAAATGCTCATTGACTTTCATGTGACTAGAGTAGGAGATGACATTGAACTTATAATGACCCATAGAGAAGGAGTAGATAGCGAGAAAGTTCATAAACTTGCATGGGACGTATTTTGGATATGTAGTGAGAAAGCTAAAGAACTTAAATTGTACGGTGCAGGACAAGATTTGCTGAAAGATTCATTTTCAGGTAATATAAAAGGGTTAGGACCGGGAGTTGCAGAGATGGAATTTGAAGAAAGAAAAAGTGAGCCTGTCATAATTTTTATGGCTGATAAAACAGAGCCAGGAGCATGGAATTTACCCCTTTACAAGATGTTTGCAGATCCTTTTAATACAGTAGGACTTGTAATTGACCCTAATATGCACCAAGGATTTAAATTTGAAGTTTATGATATGATTGGGCATAAAAAAATAATATTTGAAACTCCAGAAGATATTTATGATATGCTGGTCTTTATTGGAGCGACAGGACGACACTCTATACGAAAAGTGTATACAAAAAACAATGAAATTGCAGCAGTGTCTTCTACTCAAAGAATGAATTTTATGGCTGGAAAGTATATAGGAAAGGATGACCCTGTACTTATTGTGAGATGCCAGAATGGTCTTCCAGCAATAGGTGAAGCGTTGGAACCTTTTGCTAATTCCTATCTTGTTACTGGTTGGATGAGGGGGTCTCATAATGGCCCTATGATACCTGTTTCATTGGAAGATGCTGTGCCTACCAGATTTGATGGGCCTCCAAGAGTATGCGCACTTGGCTTTCAATTAGCAGAGGGTAAGCTTATTGGCCCACAGGACTTCTTTAAAGATGTTGCTTTTGACAATGCAAGGGAAAAAGCGTTAGAAATGGCCGATTATATAAGGAAGATGGGACCCTTTGAGCCTCACAGGTTGCCTTTAGAGGAATTGGAATACACTACCCTACCTCATGTTGTTGAAAAACTTCAAGGGAGATGGAAGGAAGAATGA
- a CDS encoding sugar-binding protein, whose amino-acid sequence MKTLNEKFFKLMDKVILILLILIAALSIFLYKLQKVEEPIFAKTPQYHFYMVAQNSVDPFWKEVKMGAMDAAKRYNVAIEFNAPKFNNIQEELQYLDISILSKVDGIITHVSNSKEFVDLIEEAYKEGIPVVTIENDAKDSKRQAFIGTNSFQLGEEAGKLMIKATKGKANIAIIVSNDYQLDTVNQNLKINGFLDAIKDYPQMKVVKVYTSKLGTLSAEEITQSIISSKQNIDAIYTTDSVDTIGTAQVIVDFNKVGDIAIVGYGDTADILRYIDKGIIYGTVMSDPYRIGYESVKSMVEIKEKNNVSTFVDIGVNVITKDNVKEYFKRIQSIE is encoded by the coding sequence ATGAAAACGTTAAATGAAAAGTTTTTTAAGTTAATGGACAAGGTCATTTTAATTTTGCTTATTTTGATAGCAGCATTGAGCATTTTTCTATATAAGCTTCAAAAGGTAGAAGAGCCCATTTTTGCAAAAACGCCTCAATATCACTTTTATATGGTAGCTCAAAATTCTGTAGATCCTTTTTGGAAAGAAGTGAAAATGGGTGCTATGGATGCCGCAAAACGTTACAATGTTGCAATTGAATTTAATGCTCCTAAATTTAATAACATCCAAGAGGAACTTCAGTATTTGGATATTTCTATACTGTCTAAAGTTGATGGCATAATAACTCATGTTTCAAACAGTAAAGAATTTGTAGACTTGATTGAAGAGGCCTATAAAGAAGGGATACCAGTAGTTACTATAGAAAATGACGCAAAAGATAGCAAAAGACAGGCTTTTATAGGTACTAACAGTTTTCAGCTAGGTGAAGAAGCCGGAAAGCTTATGATTAAAGCCACCAAAGGAAAAGCCAACATTGCTATAATTGTTAGCAATGATTATCAATTGGACACTGTAAATCAAAATTTGAAAATCAATGGTTTTTTAGATGCCATAAAGGATTATCCTCAAATGAAAGTAGTAAAAGTTTACACTTCAAAATTAGGTACTTTAAGTGCAGAAGAAATTACTCAGTCAATTATAAGCAGTAAGCAAAACATAGATGCAATTTATACTACAGATTCTGTGGATACTATTGGTACTGCACAAGTAATAGTTGATTTTAACAAGGTGGGAGACATAGCGATTGTAGGATATGGAGATACAGCGGATATTTTAAGGTATATCGACAAGGGAATAATATACGGTACAGTTATGAGTGACCCTTACAGAATAGGATATGAAAGTGTAAAATCTATGGTGGAAATTAAAGAA